One window of Scheffersomyces stipitis CBS 6054 chromosome 1, whole genome shotgun sequence genomic DNA carries:
- a CDS encoding predicted protein, with translation MTVAPILTRELSLSENFLRFRTATRFYRNFQVTATYSQSLGANLDVLFHALRKTLLDYHILICNVFTESGKKGAFFRPLSKATLADLLVLKDGKSYLTDGTINEKFMKEVNETIFKHEIESPLFRLILVGEFDLCAVFEHTMADGVVGNYFHQILLDNLAYVQDPENYTMLVSDYGIDIKSQVSMNSVIFEYAADVRHLRNSLPPPIDSFLADPDVDYSGNDPEYFDKVVPTDYVGKKWQGRFMPTWDYTLSFKLLNFTPTETKQILAKCKVQGVTLTSYIAIIHIFTMQPVFGTECYNTHRIAMTLRRHYDANNTNSAYKELLTRENSKILGSVAHVGFANNMAPLSEFSWDEVRKINANVATQISNKNAMNAFKGFKQAYEAQDDPSSFFESQMEFPKADASKISNLGYIKIPNYERDTGSWTITNMIFSQDVSPTTAEFMLNVVSTPIGGLNFVLTYYDHRFDDVDLDNFDGLVAKLKENMLKYSQ, from the coding sequence ATGACAGTAGCGCCAATACTAACTAGGGAGCTCAGTTTGTCGGAAAACTTCTTGCGGTTCCGAACTGCAACAAGGTTCTACAGGAACTTCCAAGTTACGGCGACTTATAGCCAATCTTTGGGTGCAAATCTCGACGTTCTCTTCCATGCTTTGCGGAAAACCTTGCTCGATTACCATATATTGATCTGCAATGTGTTCACTGAACTGGGAAAGAAAGGTGCCTTTTTTAGACCGCTCTCCAAAGCCACTTTGGCTGACttgttggtattgaaaGATGGAAAATCGTACTTGACTGATGGTACAAtcaatgaaaaattcatgAAAGAAGTCAACGAGACGATTTTCAAACATGAAATCGAGTCCCCCTTATTCAGGTTGATTCTTGTAGGTGAATTTGATCTATGTGCTGTTTTTGAGCATACGATGGCCGACGGGGTTGTAGGCAACTATTTCCACCAAATCTTATTAGACAACCTAGCCTACGTTCAGGACCCAGAGAACTACACTATGTTGGTCTCAGATTACGGTATTGACATCAAGAGTCAAGTTTCAATGAATTCAGTCATCTTTGAATATGCTGCGGATGTTCGACACCTTAGAAACTCCCTCCCTCCTCCTATTGACAGTTTCCTCGCAGACCCCGATGTCGACTACAGTGGAAATGATCCTGAATACTTCGACAAAGTGGTCCCCACAGACTATGTAGGTAAAAAATGGCAAGGAAGGTTTATGCCGACATGGGATTACACCCTCAGTTTCAAACTTCTTAATTTCACTCCAACAGAAACGAAACAGATTCTAGCCAAGTGCAAAGTACAGGGAGTGACGTTGACTTCGTATATTGCCATTATCCATATATTTACCATGCAGCCGGTATTTGGAACCGAATGCTACAATACCCATAGAATTGCCATGACTTTGCGAAGACATTATGATGCCAATAATACCAACTCCGCATACAAAGAATTGTTGACACGAGAAAATTCCAAGATCCTTGGAAGCGTCGCCCATGTTGGTTTTGCTAACAATATGGCACCTTTATCTGAATTTTCATGGGATGAGGTTAGGAAAATCAATGCTAATGTGGCCACACAAATTTCGAATAAGAACGCCATGAATGCTTTTAAGGGATTCAAACAAGCATACGAAGCCCAAGATGATCCTTCGTCGTTTTTTGAATCACAAATGGAGTTCCCCAAGGCTGATGCTTCTAAGATCTCCAATTTGGGATACATTAAGATCCCCAATTACGAAAGAGATACTGGATCTTGGACTATCACCAATATGATATTCTCACAGGATGTCAGCCCCACTACGGCCGAGTTCATGTTGAATGTAGTTTCAACACCAATTGGCGGATTGAATTTCGTCTTGACTTACTACGACCATCGATTTGACGATGTAGACCTCGACAACTTTGACGGACTCGTTGCAAAGTTGAAAGAGAACATGCTCAAATACTCGCAATGA
- a CDS encoding predicted protein — MSSLNTAEAVTKFLRSKTATIDQIIETCLSLLDNSTVNQVYLPNKCTFILELLSDRLNDWSNGPFKSWKYNSSIWRLLTKVWVSLASEASSKTSRNKIFKKVKLVDIIIDILSNAPDQELLSELMNFVSLAREGTYIEIDENNSMNMLSSFSNCSTLLTANDSDIARWVSLVRDLYQLPRLTVSFSPSKKYYKKFITTCSPNLLHFIVIYGTKGYSSIFRDILVKELFFGELVSNFVSDIASVLKDDKILLESSSVQLLFKLAVEFVASKDSALCEELFTTIIGIPRFSSLSETLLSILASANKSLSSKFFLAIYESEFTKQKQQINWNLTNYLLELDIDLAMQKCEEVVTKAPKSSRESIGVSILEAYVKARELPDFIESIWPRAIKVDLIYAQSSFINEVSKNIKILSSKQLGLLISDISNLDDAIQVPLLTAISKGLLSCPVSTQDTLKQTLLGSKNYYMTSKNTRWEILFYLLCLYGRNVDVPIESLKSDTTLYYYYCILRLLELGKDFPDMNSFSKSFASLLLSNPELSRVVLKRWLVVIDYYFPKPQIDSIIASLVRHLHEFGELLTPVFFECRKLPKSLINYCIDNVDTAIELTTLIPIYCFDRTSKKKLLEIFLEQTGKTINEDKQTKIRLAIKHLLEQPTFTSTIETDFRKALNLFRVSNSNSLQIAQDIFSIIWKNHLNQISSKQNEADVVDTVKYLTKYFSSKKFKGIDAEFSAAEIIIMNIKKYDQIESSLLVHCETLRTYFSNAVISSLKQQLSKMNIDVVSRLLRFLELSGDESSDDVLKIVKEIGSKIENDDDDSLREVRLALFTLLSSRLEHTFENSVYIFSLYIALQDGFNVDASLALDSYLQVLSSNYAQFLKCYIYVLGSLEEAHDEHCDGLSKLILLMVKYLQKSHLEESKKAFTRTISSISTKIGYIHADVAGMILVSLKNSLSETAWLFSQYSLEMVFSLTNSIVLSENGNNANNYILATQVISHVLLFHRYKLTSRHHIVINTFNVLMRKLSMNKSDLALSDSEEAAASYSRLIANLCEPSKLVVSREVANEKLTTATSLIKKSLRKHVPMLLINYIYLNLRVNFKSNVNDQLMSGIYSIFDVLSQSELQLVSLSLDIPGKSYYRTLYNNYKDHGKWKDT; from the coding sequence ATGTCTTCATTAAACACGGCTGAGGCTGTGACCAAATTCTTGCGGTCAAAAACTGCCACTATCGACCAAATCATAGAAACATGCCTTTCCCTTCTTGATAATAGTACAGTTAACCAAGTATATCTTCCCAACAAATGTACTTTTATTCTTGAGTTGCTTAGTGACCGGTTGAATGACTGGAGTAATGGCCCGTTCAAACTGTGGAAATACAATAGTTCAATCTGGCGTTTGCTAACAAAAGTATGGGTTCTGTTAGCTTCGGAAGCTTCAAGCAAGACTTCGAGAAACAAAATATTTAAGAAAGTAAAGCTAGTTGATATCATTATAGACATATTGTCCAATGCTCCGGATCAGGAATTGCTTCTGGAGCTCATGaattttgtttctttggCCAGAGAGGGCACTTATATCGAAATCGATGAGAATAACTCTATGAACATGCTTAGCTCATTCTCCAATTGTAGTACTTTGCTCACAGCTAACGATTCGGATATCGCCAGATGGGTCTCACTCGTTAGAGACTTGTACCAATTGCCTCGTCTTACGGTCAGCTTTTCACCTTCTAAAAAGtactacaagaagttcatcaCTACTTGTTCACCTAATCTATTGCATTTCATCGTCATATATGGCACAAAGGGCTACAGTTCCATATTCAGAGATATCCTTGTCAAAGAGCTCTTCTTCGGCGAGTTGGTTTCCAACTTTGTTTCTGATATTGCCAGCGTCTTGAAAGATGACAAGATTCTATTGGAATCGAGTTCTGTTCAGTTATTGTTCAAACTCGCTGTAGAATTCGTAGCCTCGAAGGACTCAGCATTGTGTGAAGAACTTTTCACAACCATCATTGGTATCCCCAGATTCTCCTCCTTGTCTGAAACACTACTTTCCATTCTAGCCTCTGCTAATAAATCACTTTCTAGTAAGTTTTTCCTAGCAATTTATGAGTCGGAATTCACAAAACAGAAGCAACAGATCAACTGGAATCTCACAAACTACTTGCTAGAACTTGACATAGACTTGGCGATGCAGAAATGTGAAGAAGTCGTTACTAAGGCTCCCAAAAGCTCCCGAGAATCTATCGGTGTTTCTATCCTTGAAGCCTATGTTAAGGCTAGAGAATTGCCCGATTTCATAGAGTCGATTTGGCCACGGGCAATTAAAGTTGATCTCATTTATGCCCAGTCCTCTTTTATCAATGAAGTTTCcaaaaatatcaagatcttgtcaTCTAAACAATTGGGTCTTCTCATTTCCGATATTTCGAACCTAGACGATGCGATTCAGGTTCCGTTGTTAACAGCCATATCGAAGGGTTTACTTAGCTGCCCTGTGTCTACTCAGGATACCTTGAAACAAACACTTCTAGGAAGTAAGAACTATTACATGACCTCCAAGAATACCAGATGGGAAATTTTGTTCTACTTGCTTTGTTTGTATGGAAGAAATGTCGACGTCCCAATTGAGTCGTTGAAGAGCGATACCACTCTttactattattattgCATCTTAcgtcttcttgaattggGAAAGGATTTTCCGGATATGAATTCATTTCTGAAATCAtttgcttctcttcttttgagTAATCCAGAGTTGCTGAGAGTGGTTTTGAAGAGATGGTTAGTTGTTATTGACTACTATTTTCCCAAGCCTCAAATCGACTCTATAATTGCATCTCTTGTAAGACACCTTCATGAATTTGGTGAGTTGTTGACACCAGTATTTTTTGAATGTCGCAAGTTACCAAAATCATTAATTAATTATTGCATTGACAATGTCGATACCGCCATCGAATTGACTACCCTAATTCCTATCTACTGTTTTGACAGAACTTCTAAGAAGAAGCTacttgaaatcttcttggaacAAACAGGCAAGACCATAAACGAAGATAAGCAAACAAAGATCAGACTTGCCATCAAACATTTGCTTGAGCAGCCTACTTTCACTTCTACGATCGAAACTGATTTCAGAAAAGCATTAAATTTGTTTAGagtttccaattccaattcattGCAAATTGCTCAAGACATCTTTAGTATCATTTGGAAGAACCACTTGAATCAAATATCCAGCAAGCAGAATGAAGCCGACGTTGTGGATACTGTAAAGTACTTAACGAAGTAtttctcttccaaaaaGTTCAAAGGAATTGATGCTGAATTCAGTGCTGCTGAAATCATCATTATGAATATCAAGAAATATGATCAGATAGAGTCCAGTTTACTTGTCCATTGTGAAACCTTGAGGACCTACTTTTCCAATGCTGTCATATCATCGTTGAAGCAGCAGTTAAGCAAGATGAATATTGACGTGGTTAGTAGACTTTTGAGGTTTTTGGAATTATCTGGCGACGAATCTTCTGATGATGTATTAAAAATTGTAAAGGAAATTGGTCTgaagattgaaaatgatgatgatgactCATTAAGAGAGGTAAGGCTAGCACTCTTCACCTTGCTTTCTTCCAGACTCGAGCATACGTTTGAAAACTCAGTATACATTTTCTCCTTGTACATTGCACTTCAAGACGGTTTCAATGTGGATGCTTCTTTGGCGTTAGATTCCTATTTGCAAGTCTTATCATCCAATTATGctcaattcttgaagtgCTACATCTATGTCCTTGGatctcttgaagaagcacACGATGAACATTGTGATGGCTTGCTGAAATTGATCCTCTTGATGGTTAAATATTTGCAAAAGAGTCATCTAGAAGAGAGTAAAAAAGCTTTCACAAGAACTATTCTGAGTATTAGCACCAAGATTGGCTATATCCACGCGGATGTTGCTGGCATGATCTTAGTTTCTCTCAAGAATAGTCTCAGTGAGACTGCCTGGTTGTTTAGCCAGTACCTGCTTGAAATGGTATTTTCGTTGACGAATCTGATTGTCCTTCTGGAGAATGGCAACAATGCTAACAACTACATTCTTGCTACCCAAGTCATTTCTCATGTGTTATTGTTCCATAGGTATAAGCTCACTTCTCGTCATCATATCGTCATTAACACCTTTAATGTGTTGATGAGAAAGTTAAGTATGAACAAGTCGGATTTGGCATTGTCTGATAGcgaagaagctgctgcaTCCTATTCAAGATTGATTGCCAACTTGTGTGAGCCTTCGAAGCTAGTTGTTTCGAGAGAAGTGGCCAATGAGAAGCTTACTACGGCTACgtcgttgatcaagaagtctcTCAGAAAGCATGTACCtatgttgttgatcaaTTATATTTACCTCAACCTTCGggtcaacttcaagagcAACGTTAATGACCAGTTGATGTCTGGAATCTACAGCATATTCGACGTACTCTCACAGAGCGAGCTTCAATTGGTGAGTTTGTCTCTCGATATTCCTGGAAAATCGTACTACAGAACATTATATAATAACTACAAGGACCACGGAAAGTGGAAAGATACATAA
- the CUP5 gene encoding vacuolar ATPase V0 domain subunit c: MSDLCPVYAPFFGAIGCAASIVFTCFGASYGTAKSGVGICATCVTRPDLLVKNVVPVVMAGIIAIYGLVVSVLVSDGLKQELPLYSGFIQLGAGLSVGLSGLAAGFAIGIVGDAGVRGNAQQPRLFVGMILILIFAEVLGLYGLIVALLLNSKAAQDVKC; this comes from the exons ATGTCTGATTTATG CCCAGTTTACGCTCCCTTCTTTGGAGCCATCGGTTGTGCCGCCTCCATCGTGTTCACCTGTTTCGGTGCCTCCTACGGTACGGCTAAGTCTGGTGTCGGTATCTGTGCCACTTGTGTCACTAGACCAGACTTGTTGGTCAAGAACGTTGTTCCTGTCGTTATGGCCGGTATCATTGCCATTTACGGATTGGTCGTATCTGTGTTGGTGTCAGATGGGTTGAAGCAAGAATTGCCTTTGTACTCTGGTTTCATCCAATTGGGTGCTGGTTTATCTGTTGGTTTGTCCGGTTTGGCTGCTGGTTTCGCCATTGGTATCGTTGGTGACGCTGGTGTCAGAGGTAACGCCCAACAACCAAGATTGTTCGTCGGtatgattttgattttgattttcgCCGAAGTCTTGGGTTTGTACGGTTTGATTGTCgccttgttgttgaactctaAGGCCGCTCAAGATGTGAAGTGTTAA
- a CDS encoding predicted protein: MPFFSMYNSEGTRAVVVDVFVDKTSSSFSYSVDFHRNVALQKMVLTILVPLSVKIAMTVGAVTGAAIAIANNKEKVLETAEFVFQMGADFCRAKLEEAKVANMHFADAYEDNEFASEAPSARSTGRSYSHETDDDSATTPETSDFSDDEMFYGDESDSVVELDVQSLD, encoded by the coding sequence ATGCCCTTCTTCAGTATGTATAACAGCGAAGGCACACGTGCCGTAGTTGTGGACGTTTTCGTGGACAAgacgtcttcttcgtttctgTATCTGGTAGATTTCCATAGAAATGTCGCCCTCCAGAAAATGGTACTAACCATCTTAGTTCCGCTTTCGGTCAAGATTGCCATGACGGTAGGTGCTGTTACCGGTGCTGCAATTGCCATTGCCAACAACAAGGAGAAGGTCTTGGAAACGGCAGAATTCGTGTTCCAAATGGGAGCCGATTTCTGTAGAGCAAAACTAGAAGAGGCCAAAGTTGCTAATATGCATTTTGCAGATGCCTACGAAGACAACGAGTTTGCTAGCGAAGCTCCAAGTGCTCGTTCTACAGGGAGATCTTATAGTCACGAAACAGACGACGATTCGGCTACTACGCCAGAAACGTCTGATTTTTCTGATGACGAAATGTTTTACGGCGACGAAAGTGATTCTGTAGTTGAATTAGATGTGCAAAGTTTAGACTAA
- the NUP85 gene encoding Protein in nuclear pore complex may function in nuclear envelope integrity may also be involved in tRNA biogenesis: MSDNFERNFDDIEMLEIPDDESTSETEAISDSSSNNSTKVADRSLYSQEKSYVDLQEWLDSTIPLEFKFDKKQYDQTVGISDSYSQNYVKYVNSLYKLIEGISKSDITRIELEKEDAPIGFTEIDDVNSTRIDRDSVYKDIDSAFGSIVESLGVFLAEIADEETVDESYLLQLHSLLYILQCLQSNYFVSDVKLKPELLAKWVNGFYHKPTNELTEAVMINTPTPYTHPQFWNTYLSQLVSRGLLSQAVEAITHSQYEQLEAEVPELYSVISDLVLLLGNYEPLCLKGSFSEWKLAACEFRDSLAKVSVESENPQHTIMLSQIYDVASIMTGLSKTIAAHCETWYEVYVALALYKIRDDNELYKEFYNIAISEIPPASFEVDTSDMSQICEDCFKNILDENFLKVIKTMHDIEPATASYVSKLLELRSYLTNYYSVASNSKDIDALLNKRTISEYFLTRHAFECLNIHSLVPVGIGLLLNGDIAISEQSKTHNRNVIKDFLPHFKSLTNDDLEWALTICAQLNLLSTARELYYISGLKSLNDGYIFEALNMFVNCYDPTSIEEDGKSDGIKQVHRIVWDMIFQDSLVNNRPVEDDLINNIVTNNVDKSLKIHPVIRQCLSPYAVLHDFFAHLESDDLSSAKKFSKLIHILKFNYLPKKFCPLLLCQYLPFLNDTNSVFQLPDLIVVIDVIDSFYSQATAEELKEGESLYQYSINHIEDVTEPYDWRVTLQKKNIDIPTNLKELSKTIRNAIVAKIGKVYMET; encoded by the coding sequence ATGTCGGACAATTTTGAGAGAAATTTCGACGACATCGAGATGTTGGAAATTCCAGATGATGAATCGACCTCCGAGACCGAAGCCATTTCTGATTCATCGTCCAATAACTCCACGAAAGTCGCAGACAGGCTGTTATATTCGCAAGAGAAGTCGTATGtggatcttcaagaatggcTTGACTCGACAATACCGCTTGAGTTCAAGTTTGACAAGAAGCAGTATGACCAAACGGTAGGAATCAGCGATTCCTACTCACAGAACTATGTCAAATATGTCAACTCTCTCTATAAATTGATAGAAGGAATCAGCAAAAGCGATATTACCAGAATAGAATTAGAAAAGGAAGACGCTCCTATCGGATTTACAGAGATAGACGACGTGAATTCCACTAGAATCGACAGAGATTCGGTTTATAAAGATATCGATTCTGCTTTTGGCTCCATTGTCGAGAGTCTTGGGGTTTTCCTTGCAGAAATTGCGGACGAAGAAACAGTCGATGAGTCGTACTTGCTTCAATTACATAGTTTGCTATACATTTTACAATGTTTGCAATCCAACTACTTTGTTAGTGATGTCAAACTCAAGCCAGAATTACTAGCTAAGTGGGTCAATGGATTCTACCATAAACCCACCAACGAGTTGACAGAAGCTGTCATGATAAATACGCCGACTCCCTACACACATCCACAATTCTGGAACACGTACTTGAGCCAGCTTGTGTCACGGGGTCTCCTTTCGCAGGCTGTAGAAGCCATTACTCATTCTCAGTATGAGCAATTGGAAGCAGAAGTTCCTGAATTGTACTCCGTGATTTCCGACCTTGTACTCTTATTAGGTAACTACGAGCCTTTATGCCTAAAGGGTCTGTTTTCCGAATGGAAGCTTGCTGCCTGTGAATTCAGAGATTCGTTGGCCAAGGTATCAGTAGAGTCTGAGAATCCCCAGCATACAATCATGCTTAGCCAGATCTATGATGTTGCTTCTATTATGACTGGTTTGTCCAAGACTATCGCAGCCCACTGCGAAACTTGGTATGAAGTCTATGTTGCTCTTGCGTTGTACAAAATCAGGGATGACAATGAGCTCTACAAGgaattctacaatataGCTATACTGGAAATACCACCTGCCTCTTTTGAAGTAGACACCTCTGACATGTCGCAAATATGTGAAGACTGTTTCAAAAACATCCTCGAcgaaaacttcttgaaggtGATAAAGACTATGCATGACATCGAGCCTGCCACGGCATCGTAtgtttccaagttgttggagttgCGATCTTATTTGACCAACTACTACTCCGTAGCCAGCAACTCTAAGGACATTGATGCTTTGCTCAACAAAAGAACCATTTCGGAGTACTTTTTGACCAGACACGCGTTCGAATGCTTGAATATCCACAGCTTAGTTCCCGTAGGCATAggtttgttgttgaatggAGACATTGCTATTTCAGAGCAATCCAAGACTCACAACCGTAATGTCATAAAGGACTTCCTTCCTCATTTCAAGTCTTTAACCAACGATGACTTGGAATGGGCTCTAACAATTTGTGCTCAGTTGAACTTGTTATCCACTGCAAGGGAGTTGTACTATATTAGTGgcttgaagtcgttgaacGACGGGTATATCTTCGAAGCATTGAACATGTTTGTCAACTGTTACGACCCTACTtctatagaagaagacggCAAGAGTGATGGTATAAAACAGGTACATCGTATTGTGTGGGATATGATTTTCCAAGACAGTTTGGTCAACAACAGGCCTGTGGAGGATGATTTGATCAATAATATTGTCACTAACAATGTTgacaagtcgttgaagaTACATCCAGTGATCAGACAATGTTTGTCGCCGTATGCTGTTTTGCACGACTTCTTTGCTCATCTTGAGTCCGACGATTTATCTCTGGCAAAGAAGTTCTCCAAGTTGATTCatatcttgaagttcaactacTTGCCCAAGAAGTTCTGTCCGTTGTTGCTCTGTCAATATCTTCCTTTTTTGAATGACACCAACTctgttttccaacttccAGACTTGATTGTCGTTATTGACGTCATTGACAGCTTCTACTCGCAGGCTACTgctgaagagttgaaggaaggCGAATCATTGTACCAATATTCCATAAACCATATCGAAGATGTAACGGAGCCATATGACTGGAGAGTAACcctacagaagaagaatattgaCATCCCAACCAATCTCAAAGAACTTTCTAAGACGATAAGAAACGCTATCGTAGCCAAGATTGGAAAAGTATATATGGAGACTTAG
- a CDS encoding small nucleolar ribonucleoprotein SNU13: protein MSAPNPKAFPLADSGLSQQILDVVQQAQNLRQLKKGANEATKTLNRGISEFIIMAADTEPIEILLHLPLLCEDKNVPYVFVPSKAALGRACGVSRPVIAASVTSNDASSIKNQIYSIKDKIETLLI from the coding sequence ATGTCTGCCCCAAACCCAAAGGCTTTCCCATTGGCTGATTCTGGCTTGTCCCAGCAAATTCTCGATGTCGTTCAACAAGCCCAGAACTTGagacaattgaagaagggTGCCAACGAAGCCACCAAGACCTTGAACAGAGGTATTTCTGAGTTCATCATCATGGCTGCTGACACCGAGCCTATTGAAATCTTGTTGCACTTGCCATTGTTGTGTGAAGACAAGAACGTTCCATACGTCTTTGTTCCATCCAAGGCTGCCTTGGGTAGAGCCTGTGGAGTCTCCAGACCAGTCATCGCTGCCTCGGTCACCTCCAACGACGCTTCTTCCATCAAGAACCAGATCTACTCTATCAAGGACAAGATCGAAACCTTGTTGATCTAA
- the GEF1 gene encoding voltage-gated chloride channel, translating into MSLESEIIETVEESDSGRPHQFRSRTTGDWLNQDGIKEVKRFNDFRTIDWVEDELDEHKKRLMKRKHVRIGTSSFKDRLLVVTQNWILLAAMGITIGLIAGCLNIITAWLGSVRVGHCSSNFYLSKAFCCWGQDEEKCQGWNSWSSYTFFNYLMYVGISLCFSTTSAVLVKHYAPSAAGSGISEIKCIVSGFVMEGFLGWWTLLIKSIGLPLAIASGLSVGKEGPSVHYAVSVGNSIAKLVQKYRKSASKAREFLTATSAAGVAVAFGSPMGGVLFSIEEISSVFQLSTIWKSYFCSLIAVATLAAVNPFRTGQLVLFEVTYDTQWHYFEIPLYIILGIFGGVYGIVVSKFNIRVVAFRKKYLGNFAIREVFILSLFTASFSYFNEYLRLDMTESMQILFHECDVKFSHSICDPNSKKTPILASLIFATIARMGLTIITYGCKVPAGIFVPSMAAGATFGRALGIIVNYFYQEHKDSSIFSTCPANGRCIIPGTYAFLGAAAGLSGITDLTVTVVIIMFELTGALRFILPTMIVVAITKAINDKWGHGGIADQMIKFNGLPHIDAKEEFTFDTTVESAMSTVVVTFPCDIQEAITLEQLKQTLSKTTFRGYPLIQSSANPKIVGFVSRADLEYVIHNYDGVSDTTKCNFSNTDRSDSMIDFKPILNRSPLTVNIDCPLEYVLEVFVKMGPRYILIENEGNLVGIITRKDILRFEYSLHSLHTNTFEQQLHEAFDAKVWEIMNYFSRGLRKNSGRLLYNDENRFM; encoded by the coding sequence ATGTCTTTAGAGTCTGAAATAATAGAGACGGTAGAGGAGTCTGACTCTGGGCGTCCACATCAATTCCGAAGTCGAACGACTGGAGATTGGCTCAACCAGGACGGAATCAAGGAAGTCAAAAGGTTTAACGATTTCCGAACTATCGATTGGGTAGAAGATGAATTGGACGAGcacaagaagagattgatgAAAAGGAAACATGTGCGTATAGGCACAAGTTCATTTAAGGATCGTTTGCTTGTTGTGACACAGAACTGGATCCTTCTCGCTGCCATGGGGATCACTATAGGGTTGATAGCCGGCTGTTTGAATATCATTACAGCTTGGTTGGGTAGTGTTCGCGTAGGACATTGTTCACTGAACTTTTATTTGAGCAAAGCATTCTGCTGCTGGGGCCAAGACGAGGAAAAGTGTCAAGGCTGGAATTCGTGGTCTCTGTACACgtttttcaattatttGATGTACGTAGGGATATCGTTGTGTTTTTCTACCACTTCAGCTGTATTGGTAAAGCACTACGCTCCTTCTGCAGCCGGCTCAGGCATCTCGGAGATCAAGTGTATTGTGTCTGGGTTTGTGATGGAGGGATTTTTGGGGTGGTGGACGTTGTTGATAAAATCCATAGGTCTACCTTTGGCTATTGCTTCTGGCCTAAGTGTAGGAAAAGAAGGTCCCAGCGTTCATTATGCTGTCAGTGTAGGTAACTCGATAGCGAAATTGGTGCAGAAGTACAGAAAGAGTGCTTCTAAGGCCAGAGAGTTTCTTACGGCTACTTCTGCTGCCGGTGTGGCTGTAGCGTTTGGTTCTCCTATGGGAGGGGTGCTTTTTTCCATTGAAGAGATTTCGTCTGTATTCCAGTTATCCACTATCTGGAAGTCATACTTTTGTTCGTTGATAGCTGTGGCAACGTTGGCTGCAGTTAACCCATTCAGGACAGGTCAATTGGTTCTTTTTGAGGTTACCTATGATACCCAATGGCACTACTTCGAGATTCCGCTCTACATAATATTAGGTATATTCGGGGGTGTCTATGGAATTGTTGTCTCTAAGTTCAACATCAGAGTAGTCGCtttcagaaagaagtaTTTGGGCAATTTCGCAATCCGAGAGGTGTTTATTCTTTCGTTGTTCACAGCTAGTTTCAGTTATTTCAACGAATATTTGAGATTAGACATGACTGAATCTATGCAAATTCTTTTCCACGAGTGCGATGTAAAGTTCAGTCATTCTATATGTGATCCTAACTCCAAAAAGACACCTATACTTGCTTCCTTGATATTTGCCACCATCGCAAGAATGGGATTGACTATTATTACCTACGGTTGTAAAGTTCCCGCAGGTATCTTTGTTCCATCCATGGCTGCTGGTGCCACCTTCGGGCGTGCACTCGGAATTATTGTAAACTATTTCTACCAAGAACACAAAGATTCATCTATCTTCCTGACTTGCCCAGCTAATGGCCGCTGTATCATTCCAGGTACATATGCCTTCTTAGGAGCTGCAGCCGGCTTAAGTGGTATCACAGATCTCACTGTAACAGTAGTGATCATTATGTTTGAATTGACGGGAGCCTTGAGATTCATCCTTCCAACAATGATTGTAGTTGCGATCACCAAAGCCATAAACGACAAATGGGGACATGGTGGAATTGCTGATCAGATGATTAAGTTCAACGGCTTACCGCACATAGACGCCAAGGAAGAGTTCACCTTTGATACGACAGTGGAAAGCGCCATGTCTACTGTAGTTGTAACATTTCCCTGTGATATCCAGGAGGCTATCACTTTGGAACAGTTGAAACAGACTTTATCCAAAACAACATTTAGGGGCTATCCTCTTATTCAATCGTCAGCAAATCCCAAAATCGTCGGATTTGTGTCCAGAGCAGATTTGGAATACGTAATCCACAATTACGATGGAGTCAGCGACACTACAAAATGTAATTTCAGTAACACAGATAGAAGTGACTCTATGATTGACTTTAAACCAATACTAAACAGATCCCCTTTGACAGTTAACATCGATTGTCCGTTAGAGTATGTCTTGGAGGTATTTGTTAAAATGGGACCCAGATACATACTAATCGAGAATGAAGGTAATTTAGTTGGTATAATCACTAGAAAAGACATTTTGCGATTTGAATATTCATTACATTCTCTTCACACGAACACATTTGAACAACAGCTTCACGAAGCGTTTGATGCCAAGGTATGGGAAATCATGAACTACTTCTCGCGTGGATTACGGAAAAACTCCGGAAGACTTCTCTACAACGACGAGAACAGGTTTATGTAA